TATCCGTATAGAAATAAGGAAGCTGGGGCTATGCGCACCCAGTTCCATCTTATTTCTCTTTATCTACATAACTGAAGACATCTTCACCGAAATATTTTTTCGACAATTTAGCAAGTGTGCCATCTTTTTCTAATTCTTTGATAGCCTTGCTGTAGGCTTCCGCAAATTTTTCGTTTTTCTTATCCTTATGGATCAATGGGTAAGTTGGAATTCCTTTGTAGGCAAACCAGCTCAGTTTGTCCGCATATTGGTGATAAGAACCATCTTTATCTGTGACAGCTTTTTCAAAGGAAAGTTTGATATCAAAGAAGGCATCGTAACGTCCTTCAAGCACCCAAGCATAGGCATCTGCGACTTTGAAAGATTCCGCAGCTGTTAATTCGATTTGCTGGTCCTTATGTTTTTCATTGTATTCTTTAATAACATTCCATTGTGCATTTTGTGGTGAAATTGGAACCAATTTTCCTTTTTCTTTGGCGAAGTCATCGATGTTCTTGTATTTATCCGCATCTTCTTTTCGTACGGTAAATCCGATGATACTTGCTCCAATTGGTTCTTTTGGAATGATAAATTTCTTGGCACGTTCTTCGGTATACCAAGCTCCTTTGGTTCCGATATCGTATTTACCAGATTCTAGACCGATCAAGAGATCGTCATCACTTGTTCCAGTGTACTCAAACTTGTAGTCCGGTAGTTTTTCATCAATGGCTTTGAGAACGGCTACTTCATAGCCATCAGATTCCCCTTTTTCATCGACGAAATCATACGGTACATAGTTTTGAGTGTGGGCTACTTTCAAGGTTGTTACCTTGTTCGATCCTGTTGAGCCTTTGCTGTCGTTTGCATGGTTCAAGCTCCGTCCAAGAATGGTTGCACCTGCAATGGCAAGTACTGCCACCCCACCGATAATCCATGTTTTTTTACTCATACTCTGTTCTCCCTCTTTCTATTTTCCTTATTCTGCTGCAGCTTCACGAACCCATTCGATTCGTTCTTCATCAATGTCACTTGGAATGGTACAATCGGCACCAATGACCAAGCCTGTCGTTCCTGTTTCTGCGATAATGCGCTTGGTTTCTGCTTGGATCGCAGCCTTGTCTCCTGTGTAGAGAAGACCAGTTTTGCCATTTTCAAAGCCACCTAGAACAGTGCGTCCACCGAAGATTTCGCGTCCTTCTGCTAGGCTGATTCCTTCTGGTCCGACTGCCCAGTTAATGACTTGGGCTGGATAGTCTGTAAAGAGATGGATATCATTGCGAGCTCCTTCGTAGCCACAGATATGAAGAATATTTACGCCACCGGCTTCATTGGCTGCCTCTAAGACATGGAGTTCACTCGGTGCAATAATGTTTTTATAGACTTCTTGTGTAACCCGCGCATCTTGGATGCTTTGAACACTGAGGTAGATCCCGTCTGCCCCTGCTTCTTTGATGATTCGTTGGCTCAAACTTGCAATATCTTGGCCAATCGTATCCAATACTTTTTTAAGAGTTGCTGCATCTTGATCGATGAAGTTGGCGATCAAGTCATCTCCTCCTGAAACTTCTCCGACCAACCATTTGAAGTAGGTCACCGGAGCAAAGATATTGTAGATAGCCACAATGTCTTCTTCAAAACCAGCACGGATTTTTTTAACGAGCTCTACTTGCTCTGTGATCCATGGATGATCTGCTCCGAGTGGTTCAATCCCTGCTAAGTCAGAGATATTTTCAAGGCCTTTGTGAATGGCTGGATTTGGATAAGCAAAGTAACCATCACTCATGAGTTTGACAAAGTCTGGTTTGACCTTGTGAAGGAAGTTTTTATGGCCATTGAGGTTTTTTTCAATAATTTCCGGATTAGAAAATCCTTTCAACCATTCTTCTTCTGTTGTAAAATGATGCCAAAATCCAACTGGCACACGGTCAACTGCTTCTCCTTTGAAAGCTTTTAAGACTAATTCTCTTTTTGATGACATGTTCTTACCTCGTTCTATCTTTTCTTGTTTGTTATCTTATCACTTCAATGATGCTTTGACTAATATATATTTTTTATCAAGCTCTTCATCTTTTTTTATCACTGATCTTCAAGAAGAAGAATTCCTGCTAGATCAGATGGGCGGATGAGGGAGAGGCTATGGGCTGGAATTTTCTCCAGTCTTGCCATATCTGGATCTTTTTTTGCTTTCCCCTGACTGCTTGCTAGAGCAGCTTTACTAAGCCCTAGAAGCAAAAACAAAACGGTTACCAGGATGCACCATACATTGATCTTTTTCATCTCCCTCTCCTTTCTTCTTACAATACAGCTGCTTGACGTACCCAATCTAAGCGTTCCAATTGGAAATCATCTGGCACAGTACAGTCTGCTCCAAGGATCAAACCACGACTTCCGGCTTCTGCCACCAAGCGACGAGTTTCTTGCTCGATAGCTTCTCGTTTCCCTTGGTAGAGCAAACCTTTCTTGCCATTGACAAAGCCACCCAAGACGGCACGATCGCCGAAAAGTTTACGACCTGCGGCTAGGCTAAGGCCTTCACGATGGGTCCGCCCAGTTAATGACTTGAGCTGGAAAGATCGGCTTATTTTGAGACCAATGATCATGATTTCCCCATCCTCTAACCAATCATGGGCTGTGGATTCGGCTGTGCCCCTTAAAAGCAAACATCCTCGCTAGGAAAAACCTAACGAGGATGTTTTTTTCTATATAAACAAATTTATTCAACTGTTACAGACTTAGCAAGGTTCCGTGGTTTATCAACATCGAGCCCACGATGAAGGGTTGCAAAGTAGGCAATCAATTGGGTCGGCACCACCATTGAGATTGGAGAGAGGTAAGGGTGAACCGCTGTCAAGACCAAATCATCTGTCTCTTTAGCGACATTTTCCTCTGCAATGGTTAAAACATGAGCCCCACGTGCTGCCACTTCTTGGATGTTCCCACGTGTGTGGCTGGCTAGGACTGGATCAGACAATAGGGCAATGACCGGTGTACCGTCTTCGATCAGAGCGATGGTCCCGTGTTTCAACTCACCCGCAGCGAAGCCTTCACATTGGATGTAAGAAATTTCTTTTAGTTTCAGACTGGCTTCCATAGCAACATAATAATCTTGGCCACGTCCGATATAGAAAGCATTGCGGGTTGTTTCCAACAAGCCACGAACTTTTTCGTCGATCACTTCTTTTTCTGAAAGGGTTGATTCAATTGATTGGGCAACGATAGACAATTCGTGCACCAAATCAAAGGCTTTGGCCTTCTCATTACCATTGGCTTCCCCAACAGCTTTAGCAAGAAAGGCAAGAGCTGCGATTTGAGCCGTATAGGCCTTAGTAGAAGCTACCGCAATTTCAGGACCAGCATGGAGCAACATGGTCATGTCTGCTTCACGTGAAAGAGTTGAACCTGGAACATTGGTCACTGTCAAGCTTGGAATGCCCATTTCATTGGCCTTGACCAATACTTGGCGGCTATCGGCTGTTTCACCAGATTGGCTGATAAAGATGAAGAGTGGTTTCTTGCTAAGAAGTGGCATACTATACCCCCACTCAGAGGAGATACCGAGTTCTACTGGGGTATCTGTCAACTCTTCCAACATTTTTTTAGACGCAAATCCAGCATGATAAGAGGTACCAGCCGCAAGGATATAGATGCGGTCCGCTTCTTGAACAGCCTTGATAATAGCTGGATCTACCACTACTTGACCAGATTCATCTGTATAGGCTTGGATCAACTTACGCATGACAGTTGGTTGCTCATCGATTTCTTTGAGCATGTAGTATGGGTAAGTCCCTTTTCCAATATCAGAAAGGTCGAGTTCAGCCGTGTAGCTATCCCGTTCTTTGACGTTTCCATCATAGTCTTGCACTTCAACGCTATCAGCCTTGACAATCACCAACTCTTGGTCATGGATTTCCATGTATTGGTTGGTTTCACGAATCATGGCCATGGCATCAGAGCAGACCATATTGTAGCCATCGCCAAGACCGATCAAGAGTGGTGATTTATTTTTTGCCACATAGATGATGCTTGGATCTTCCGCATCCATCAAAGCAAAAGCATAAGCTCCACGGATGATGTGGAGGGCTTTTTTGAAGGCTTCGAGCGTAGATAAGCCATCTTCTTCAGCAAATTTTCCGATCAAGTGGGCTGCGATTTCTGTATCTGTTTGCCCCTTGAAATGGTGACCTGCTAGGTATTCTTCCTTGATTTCAAGGTAGTTTTCAATCACCCCATTGTGGACCAAAACAAAGCGACCTGTTTCAGAGCGGTGTGGGTGGGCATTGTCCTCAGTTGGTTTTCCATGAGTGGCCCAACGGGTATGTCCAATCCCAGCTGTCCCTTCGACACCTTCTGCCTTAGACGACAATTCTGCAATGCGGCCAACTGCCTTTACCAATTGGCTCTTGCCTTCACTAGCCAGGAAAACACCCGCAGAGTCATAGCCTCGGTATTCGAGTTTTTCAAGTCCTTGAATCAAAATATCAGTAGCATTTGTATTTCCTACAACACCAACGATTCCGCACATAGATTTTACGATATAGCCTTGCTATACTTTCCCCTTTACTTAGTCAAACGACCTATAGTCGATTTCTCAGTTACTTTAAAATTGGTCTAGTCTAATTTGACCAAAAAGCAACCAGCGGAGTCAGTATACAATGCTTCTTCTAGTTTGTCAACTAGGAAATCCAAGAAAATTGGTCTAGTTAAGTTAGGGTTAAGATTAGAGATAAAGTCAACCAAGAAAATTTCCACTGTAAGAAAAATGCCTGAAACAGAATGGTTTCAGACATTCGGAATAATTGAGAGTCAAACTGTTTGGAGAACTGTTTGACTCCAAGCTTTAAAATGATGATGCGAGGAGGCTCAATACGAATTGAAGATGGGCTACGGATCTCGATTTAGTCTTTAAATCCATTGGCTTGGCTTAGTTCTTTAAACCAATGGCCGGATTTTTTGAGGGTTCGTTTTTGACTTTCAAGCTCCAACTCAACTAAACCATAGCGGTTCTTATAGCCATTGAGCCATGACCAGCAGTCAATAAAGGTCCAGATCAAATAGCCTTTACAGTTGGCACCATCTTGAATAGCCCGGTGGAGCTCACGAAGATGATCTTTAACAAAGTCAATCCGGTAGTCGTCTTGGATCACTCCATCTTTTCGGAATTTTTCCTCTCCTTCAACCCCCATCCCGTTTTCGGTCAGGATCCACTCGATATTGCCATAGTTTTCCTTGATATTTTGGGCAATGTCATACAGACCTTGCTCATAGATTTCCCAACCACGGTGGGGATTGATCTTGCGCCCTGGCATAACATAAGGTTCATAAAATTGCTCAAAGAGTAGGGGAGATGCTGGATTTGGAGCATAACGAGGAGCCGCCACACGGAGTGGTTGGTAATAGTTAACCCCTAGGTAATCCACTGTATTTTCCTCAATCAAGCGCAATTCAAAGGGATCATAATCTGGTAAGAGATCACGCTCCCGTAGGATCTCCACTAATTCTTCAGGATAATGACCAAGAACAGATGGATCTAAGAAGGATTTGGCTTGAAAGAGCTCGGCAATGCGCGCAGCTTTCACATCTGCTGGATGCTGGCTCCGAGGATAGGCTGGTGTCAAATTGAGCACAATCCCGATACGGTAATTAGGATCCACCTCGTGACAGGCCTTCACTGCTAGAGAGCTTGCTAACTGGGTGTGGTAGGCTACTTTTACTGCTGCTGCTGCGTCTACCTTATGAGGAAAATGGGCATCATAAAAATAACCAAACTCCACAGGGACAATGGGTTCATTAAAGGTGATCCACTGATCGACCAGATCCCCATAGGTCTTGAAACAAAAACGCGCATATTCCTGGTAAGCATAGGCGGTTTCTTTATTTTCCCAACCATCCCCTTGCTCTTGAAGAGCCATCGGTAAATCAAAATGATAGAGGTTGACCAAGAGGTGAATCCCTTTTTCTTTGATCTTTTCAAAGACACGCCGGTAGAAATCAACGCCTGCTTGATTGATCTCTCCTCGTCCTTCTGGGAAAATACGTGACCACTGAATAGAGGTCCGAAAGGCCGTGTGGCCAGTTTCTAACAAGAGGTCCAAATCTTCTTCCCAGTGTTCATAAAAAGTCGATGTTTTGTCCGGTTCTTGCCCTTGATAAAAGCGGTTGGGCTCGATCCTATACCAGTAATCCCAGAGATTGTCTCCCTTTCCATCCTGGGCTAGACGTCCTTCCGTTTGAGGGCCCGAGGTCGAACTTCCCCATAAAAAATCCTTTGGAAATTGATACATGTCCTAATCCTCCTCATTCTACTAGCTCTATTGTAGCGAATCCTCCCCCAAAACCTAGGCACAATTTACAGTCTTTCTTACGCAGATTAAAGAAAAAGTCCCTTAGGAAAAATTCCTAAGGGAGCTGGTCCTCTTTATAATTCATTCACGACATATTCAAAGAGTTTTCGATCTGCTGGGCTCTTATCAAAACGCAGTTCCGGATGCCACTGAACGCCGAGGAAACGGATCTCATCTGTGGATTGAACGGCTTCTATGATGTCATCTTTCGGATCCCGCGCGATCACTTCTAAGCCATCTGCCAAGTCTTTAATACTTTGATGATGGAAAGAATTGATGCGACTGGTCTTACCATAGATCTCTTGCAGGACCGTCTGATCCTTGGTCACCAACTCTTGGCTGGTGTACTGACCTGGATTGTCTTGCCAGTGGTGTTCAATGTCTTGATGCAGAGTTCCCCCCAGAGCGACATTATAGAGCTGGGTCCCACGACAAACGGTAAAGATAGCTTTTTTAGCCGCACGCGCTTCTTCAATCAAGGCCAACTCAAAGAGATCGCGTTTCAAGAGGTAGTCATCACTGTCGATGGTGATTTCTTCTCCGTAAAACTTGGGCAAGACATTTTGCCCACCGGTGATGATGAGCTTATCAATCATTGATATGTAGTCTTTGGCCAAGGCCGCATCTCCAATTGGCAAGATCAAGGGAATCCCTCCTGCCTCTTTGACCGCTTCGACAAAACCAGTCGCCGCATAGCTCATGTTCGCGTCCGGATCATCTGGGAAGGGTCTTTCATTTCCTGTAATTCCAATCACTGGTTGCTTTTTCATACTATTTTCCATATGCTTTCATTCATTTTCAAGGCTTATTGTAACACAATTTTAAGCCAGACTCAATGGAGAGTTTTTGAAGGAAGGTCTCCCCTTCTACCCCAAAAGCTTGCTGAAAGGAAATAAAATTGCTTTCTATTAAAAAATTCTCAAGTGCAAAGACTTGAGAATGGTTTGTTAATTTTTTATCAACCCTTCTTTTACCAAAAAGTCACGCGCTACTTTAGCAGCAGGCTTACCTTCTACTCCGACTTGGTAGTTCATCTGACTCATTTGGTCTGCTGTGATTTCACCCGCCAACTTATTGAGAACAGCTTCTAATTCGGGATGTTTCTTAAGAAGAGCTTCTTTCATGAGGGGCGCCCCTTGATAAGGTGGAAAAAGTTGCTTGTCATCTTCAAGGACCACCAGGTCATAACGAGCAAGTTCAGCATCTGTTGAGTAGGCATCCGTTATTTGAATATCCCCAGACTGGATCGCCTGGTAGCGAAGGGCTGGCTCCATGGTGGAGACTTGTAAGTTGAGACCATAGATCTTCTGCAAGCCTTTGTTTCCGTCCTCTCGGTCGTTAAACTCAAGAGTAAAGCCTGCCCTGAGTTGTCCTTCCACCTTTTTCAAATCTGAAATAGTCTTGAGTCCATACTCTTGGGCAATCTTCTTAGGCACTGCAACAGCATAGGTATTTTGATAAGCCATAGGTTTGAGCAAGGCTAGGTCGTCTTGTCGCTTGATCCCATCTCGAGCAGCTTTGTAGACTGCTTCTGGATCATGACTGACTTGTGGTGCCGGCTTGAGGAGACTTTCGGTCACCGTACCTGTAAACTCTGGATAGATAGCGATATCCCCTTTTTTTAGAGCTTCATAGAGGAAGGTGGTCTTCCCAAAATTCGGTTTGACAGTCACTGTCATATCCGTATTTTTCTCGATCAAGATCTTATACATATTGGCGAGAATTTCAGGTTCAGGACCCAACTTCCCAGCAATGACCAGATTTTCTTTTTTCGCTTTGGGAAGAAGACTTGGCGTATAAGAAGCTCCTAATCCAATAACCATCACAGCAAAGGCTGCAAAGATGGTCCGCAATTTGGCCTTTTCCATCCATTTGAGAAGAAGGTTAAATGCGATGGCTAAGAAGGCAGAAGATAGGGCACCGATCAAAATCAGACTGGCATTATTGCGGTCAATCCCTAGGAGGATAAAGGAACCGAGTCCCCCAGCTCCAATCAAGGCAGCTAGGGTAGCTGTCCCAATAATCATCACGGCTGCCGTGCGAATCCCAGACATAATGACGGGCATGGCCAAGGGAATCTCGAACTTCTTGAGTCGCTCCCACTTGGTCATCCCAAAGGCGATTCCTGCTTCTTCAAGGCTTGGATCAATCCCCTGTAAACCGGTGATGGTATTTTGAAGGATGGGGAAAATGGCATAGATGACAAGAGCTGTTAAGGACGGAAGCGTCCCGATTCCCATAATAGGAATGAAGAGGCCCAAAAGAGCCATGGAAGGAATGGTCTGGAAGATCCCAGCTAGCTGTAAAACCCAGTTGCTTGTTCTTTTGTGGATACTCAAATAAATAGCTAGAGGAACAGCCAGAAAAATCGCAAGGAGCAAGGTCAGTAATGACAGTTGCAAATGTTGCCCCAGTGCAGCGAGCCAGTCCCCAAAGCGTTCTTGAAAGGTTGCAAGTAGTTTAGACATGGTGAGCACCTCCAAATAGATCTGCGACAAAGTCGTTGGCTGGCTGGGCAAGAATAGTCTCAGAATCCGCTACCTGTACAATCTCTCCTTCTTGCAGTACTGCAATCCGGTCGCCTAATTTCAAAGCCTCGTCTGTGTCATGGGTCACAAAAATAGTGGTCATACCTAATTCTCTGTGCAATTCTTTGGTAAGAGTTTGCAACTGCTTACGGGAGATGGCATCCAAGGCCGAAAAAGGTTCGTCCATCAATAGAATCTTTGGTTCCCCAATGATAGCTCGCACAATGCCAATCCGTTGTTGCTCTCCACCAGATAACTCGCTTGGTAACCGATGAGCATAGTCTGCCGCAGGAAGCCCCACCTTGGCCAAGAGTTCTTCTGTTTTCGAAGCGATTTGCTCCTTGCTCCAGCCCTTCATCTCAGGAATCAGAGCTATATTTTCAGCAACGGTCAAGTTTGGAAATAGGGCAATAGCCTGAAGGACAAAGCCAGTACTGAGACGTAACTCCCGTTCATCGTAGTCCTTAATGCGTTTTCCATCCATATAGATATTGCCATCTGTCGGCTCCAAGAGACGGTTGACCATCTTGATCATGGTGGTTTTTCCAGATCCCGAAGGACCCACTAGTACCATAAATTCTCCATTTTCAATGCGGAGATTGACATCTTTCAAAATGTCCTTTTCCGTGTAGCGCAAGACTACATGTTTGTATTCAATCATATTTTTCCTCAATAAGTTTTCTGTCTCTAAGAATATCCAATAAACTACTTGCTGGATGCCCTAGGACTTTTTCGACATCTGTAGAAACCCCAGCTTGTTCCCCAGCTTTAATCGCTGTATAGGTGCTGACCCAGGCATCGTACTCCCAAGTTTGTGCTGGCCATTTTTTCCGTGACTCATAGGCTTCTTCTACTGATTCATCCACATACGTGATGGCGACACCCGTCTCTTTTGAGAGAAGCGCTACGATTTCTTCCATGGAAAGATCCTCTGGCCCTGTCAGATTCAAGGTTTGATTTTCCCACTCCTTAGGATTTAAAAGAATCTCTGCTGCAACCCTAGATGTGTCCTTACGGGCAACAGCTGATACCAGGCCACTACCAGCCGGACCGCGAATTTCTCCATTTTCAAGTGCCATATCAATCAAGAAATCCAAATAAAAATTATCTCTCAAAATAGTATAGGTGAATCCTAACTCCTTGATATAGGCTTCCGTCTGGGCATGATCTCGAGACAAAGTAAACGTTGCCTTCTCATCTGCCCCATAAAAGGAGGTATAAACAATATGCTGCACCCCCGCCAGCTTTGCAGCATCTAAAAACTCCTTGTGCTCCTTGACACGCTCTGGATTTTCTCGAGCAGAGACCATCAACAAGGTATCGATACTCTTCAAGGCCTCAACCACCTCTGGAGTATTGGTATACGACATTCTACGGATTTCCGCAGACGCATAAACTTTTGCGCGCTCTGGGCTTCTTGCCAAATGGATAGAAGCAATTCCCTTCTGATCTATGAGATCAGCTACATAAGAACCTAATTTCCCTGTTACACCTGTCATACCAATCATAAGCATTTTCCCTCTACTATAATTCACTCTCTTTAGCTTTTAGATTTGTGATAATACGCTCTTGATAGGCTTCAAATTCTCGGATTTCTTGATCCGAAAAGCCTTGGTAAAAAATCTCTCCCAGTTCTTTGCTGACACGGTCACCGATTTCTTTTTGCGCCCAACCAAGGTCTGTCAAAGAAATATATTTTTTCCTTTTATCCTGCGTGCAAGGTTGAATCGTAACCAAACCTTGTTCTTCCAATTTCTTAACCATACTGGTCAATGTATTATTGGCTAGACCCGTCGCAAGAGCGATATCTGTCGCAGTAGCGCACCCCAACTCTTGCTTCCACAAAATCGTTAAAATTTTCCCCTGTTCACTTCGGTATTGGGCATCTGGTTCCTTGCTCAAGAGTTTTTGAAAAAGTCGCCCGTTCAATAAGCGTATCTGTAAAGCTTGGTATCCCCCTTGCATCTTGTCCATTTTGTCTCCTTTTTATTTCTATATCGAAATATCAAAGTAATTGTACCACTGCCTGTTACATCTGTCAACTATTTCGATATAGAAATAACATTTTCCTTGGAAGAAGAGAAACATTTAAACTCCTTGTAAAACAACACTGAGTTTTACATCTGTTCACTGTAATGCAGTCTGTTCACTGTAATGCAGAATGAAATTTGTTAAAAAGCTTCGGTAGGTTTCTTCCTACCGAAGCTTTTTTGATATCACGCATCCAACCAACAACTATTTTCAAACCGACTCTTTGCCTTTTTACAAAAATCCTCCAGAGCTGAACTCTGAAGGATTCATTTTTTATTTCACAACAATATTTACAAGCTTGTTAGGTACACTAATCACTTTCACGATGTCTTTGCCATCGATCTCTGCTTTGACTTTTTCATCAGCTAGAGCGACTTCTTGCAATTCCTCGCGTGAAAGATCTTTAGCGACCATGAGTTTAGCACGGACTTTTCCTTTGATTTGAACGACGATTTCAATTTCGTCTTCAACCAATTTGCTTTCGTCCCATGTTGGCCAAGCCACATAAGAGATAGACTCGCCTGTTGCTGCGACTGTTTGCCAGAGTTCTTCTGCCAAGTGAGGCGCAAATGGGGCAATCAATTGGATAAAGCCTTTGGCGTAGTCTACATAAAGTTTATCTTCCTTATTAGCCGCATTGACAAAGACCATGAATTGAGCAATGGCTGTGTTGAATTTCATTGACTCGATTTGCTCAGTGACAGACTTAACAGTTTCGTTGTAAACCTTGTCTAGAGCGCCATTGTTTTCCGCAACGATTTCTTTACTTGTGATCAAACGGTAAACACGGTCAAGGAATTTACGGCTTCCTTCCAGACCTTCTTCAGACCAAGCGATAGAAGCATCGAGTGGTCCCATGAACATTTCATAGACACGAAGGGTATCGGCACCGTATTGTTCCACCACATCGTCTGGGTTCACCACGTTCTTGAGGGATTTAGACATCTTAGCTGGTGCTTGCTCCAACTCTTCCCCTGTTTCTACATGGAAGAAGGAACCGTCACGTTTTTCAACCTTGTCAGTTGCCACGAGAGCACCACGGTGGTCACGGTAGCTAGTTCCCAAGATCATTCCTTGGTTAAAGAGTTTTTGGAATGGCTCTTTAGTCGGTACAACACCAAGGTCATAGAGGAATTTATGCCAGAACCGAGCGTAAAGCAAGTGGAGCACGGCGTGTTCTGCACCACCCACATAGATATCGACTGGCAACCATTGTTTGAGAAGGTCCTCATCAGCCAATTTCGCTGTGTTGTGTGGATCGATATAGCGGAGGTAGTACCAGCTTGAACCGGCCCATTGTGGCATCGTATTCGTCTCACGACGACCTTTAACACCATCTTCACGAGTCACTTCCAGCCAGTCTGTCAAGTTAGCTAGTGGGCTTTCACCAGTACCTGAAGGGCGGATGTCCT
The DNA window shown above is from Streptococcus sp. S1 and carries:
- a CDS encoding transporter substrate-binding domain-containing protein, with amino-acid sequence MSKKTWIIGGVAVLAIAGATILGRSLNHANDSKGSTGSNKVTTLKVAHTQNYVPYDFVDEKGESDGYEVAVLKAIDEKLPDYKFEYTGTSDDDLLIGLESGKYDIGTKGAWYTEERAKKFIIPKEPIGASIIGFTVRKEDADKYKNIDDFAKEKGKLVPISPQNAQWNVIKEYNEKHKDQQIELTAAESFKVADAYAWVLEGRYDAFFDIKLSFEKAVTDKDGSYHQYADKLSWFAYKGIPTYPLIHKDKKNEKFAEAYSKAIKELEKDGTLAKLSKKYFGEDVFSYVDKEK
- a CDS encoding uroporphyrinogen decarboxylase family protein; the encoded protein is MSSKRELVLKAFKGEAVDRVPVGFWHHFTTEEEWLKGFSNPEIIEKNLNGHKNFLHKVKPDFVKLMSDGYFAYPNPAIHKGLENISDLAGIEPLGADHPWITEQVELVKKIRAGFEEDIVAIYNIFAPVTYFKWLVGEVSGGDDLIANFIDQDAATLKKVLDTIGQDIASLSQRIIKEAGADGIYLSVQSIQDARVTQEVYKNIIAPSELHVLEAANEAGGVNILHICGYEGARNDIHLFTDYPAQVINWAVGPEGISLAEGREIFGGRTVLGGFENGKTGLLYTGDKAAIQAETKRIIAETGTTGLVIGADCTIPSDIDEERIEWVREAAAE
- the glmS gene encoding glutamine--fructose-6-phosphate transaminase (isomerizing), which codes for MCGIVGVVGNTNATDILIQGLEKLEYRGYDSAGVFLASEGKSQLVKAVGRIAELSSKAEGVEGTAGIGHTRWATHGKPTEDNAHPHRSETGRFVLVHNGVIENYLEIKEEYLAGHHFKGQTDTEIAAHLIGKFAEEDGLSTLEAFKKALHIIRGAYAFALMDAEDPSIIYVAKNKSPLLIGLGDGYNMVCSDAMAMIRETNQYMEIHDQELVIVKADSVEVQDYDGNVKERDSYTAELDLSDIGKGTYPYYMLKEIDEQPTVMRKLIQAYTDESGQVVVDPAIIKAVQEADRIYILAAGTSYHAGFASKKMLEELTDTPVELGISSEWGYSMPLLSKKPLFIFISQSGETADSRQVLVKANEMGIPSLTVTNVPGSTLSREADMTMLLHAGPEIAVASTKAYTAQIAALAFLAKAVGEANGNEKAKAFDLVHELSIVAQSIESTLSEKEVIDEKVRGLLETTRNAFYIGRGQDYYVAMEASLKLKEISYIQCEGFAAGELKHGTIALIEDGTPVIALLSDPVLASHTRGNIQEVAARGAHVLTIAEENVAKETDDLVLTAVHPYLSPISMVVPTQLIAYFATLHRGLDVDKPRNLAKSVTVE
- a CDS encoding glycoside hydrolase family 1 protein, whose product is MYQFPKDFLWGSSTSGPQTEGRLAQDGKGDNLWDYWYRIEPNRFYQGQEPDKTSTFYEHWEEDLDLLLETGHTAFRTSIQWSRIFPEGRGEINQAGVDFYRRVFEKIKEKGIHLLVNLYHFDLPMALQEQGDGWENKETAYAYQEYARFCFKTYGDLVDQWITFNEPIVPVEFGYFYDAHFPHKVDAAAAVKVAYHTQLASSLAVKACHEVDPNYRIGIVLNLTPAYPRSQHPADVKAARIAELFQAKSFLDPSVLGHYPEELVEILRERDLLPDYDPFELRLIEENTVDYLGVNYYQPLRVAAPRYAPNPASPLLFEQFYEPYVMPGRKINPHRGWEIYEQGLYDIAQNIKENYGNIEWILTENGMGVEGEEKFRKDGVIQDDYRIDFVKDHLRELHRAIQDGANCKGYLIWTFIDCWSWLNGYKNRYGLVELELESQKRTLKKSGHWFKELSQANGFKD
- a CDS encoding gamma-glutamyl-gamma-aminobutyrate hydrolase family protein, which gives rise to MKKQPVIGITGNERPFPDDPDANMSYAATGFVEAVKEAGGIPLILPIGDAALAKDYISMIDKLIITGGQNVLPKFYGEEITIDSDDYLLKRDLFELALIEEARAAKKAIFTVCRGTQLYNVALGGTLHQDIEHHWQDNPGQYTSQELVTKDQTVLQEIYGKTSRINSFHHQSIKDLADGLEVIARDPKDDIIEAVQSTDEIRFLGVQWHPELRFDKSPADRKLFEYVVNEL
- a CDS encoding ABC transporter permease/substrate-binding protein, with protein sequence MSKLLATFQERFGDWLAALGQHLQLSLLTLLLAIFLAVPLAIYLSIHKRTSNWVLQLAGIFQTIPSMALLGLFIPIMGIGTLPSLTALVIYAIFPILQNTITGLQGIDPSLEEAGIAFGMTKWERLKKFEIPLAMPVIMSGIRTAAVMIIGTATLAALIGAGGLGSFILLGIDRNNASLILIGALSSAFLAIAFNLLLKWMEKAKLRTIFAAFAVMVIGLGASYTPSLLPKAKKENLVIAGKLGPEPEILANMYKILIEKNTDMTVTVKPNFGKTTFLYEALKKGDIAIYPEFTGTVTESLLKPAPQVSHDPEAVYKAARDGIKRQDDLALLKPMAYQNTYAVAVPKKIAQEYGLKTISDLKKVEGQLRAGFTLEFNDREDGNKGLQKIYGLNLQVSTMEPALRYQAIQSGDIQITDAYSTDAELARYDLVVLEDDKQLFPPYQGAPLMKEALLKKHPELEAVLNKLAGEITADQMSQMNYQVGVEGKPAAKVARDFLVKEGLIKN
- a CDS encoding ATP-binding cassette domain-containing protein; its protein translation is MIEYKHVVLRYTEKDILKDVNLRIENGEFMVLVGPSGSGKTTMIKMVNRLLEPTDGNIYMDGKRIKDYDERELRLSTGFVLQAIALFPNLTVAENIALIPEMKGWSKEQIASKTEELLAKVGLPAADYAHRLPSELSGGEQQRIGIVRAIIGEPKILLMDEPFSALDAISRKQLQTLTKELHRELGMTTIFVTHDTDEALKLGDRIAVLQEGEIVQVADSETILAQPANDFVADLFGGAHHV
- a CDS encoding SDR family oxidoreductase; protein product: MIGMTGVTGKLGSYVADLIDQKGIASIHLARSPERAKVYASAEIRRMSYTNTPEVVEALKSIDTLLMVSARENPERVKEHKEFLDAAKLAGVQHIVYTSFYGADEKATFTLSRDHAQTEAYIKELGFTYTILRDNFYLDFLIDMALENGEIRGPAGSGLVSAVARKDTSRVAAEILLNPKEWENQTLNLTGPEDLSMEEIVALLSKETGVAITYVDESVEEAYESRKKWPAQTWEYDAWVSTYTAIKAGEQAGVSTDVEKVLGHPASSLLDILRDRKLIEEKYD